A genomic region of Exiguobacterium sp. Helios contains the following coding sequences:
- a CDS encoding carotenoid biosynthesis protein produces MMDRFQKKLWLFFTIWFFIGLILVGFSLLPPWLEWANAVFLFASGLYAALYLWDALPKGRFIIPVIFFGSILIESIGVHTGWPFGTYAYEADFGVQLLGVPITIGAAWLSVMGASLAFSRRFPFRFNTVILVPLFAVWLDLAIDPVAANVKSYWIWQNGGLYYDIPTQNFLGWYGTALFFALLISRFEQQVTITALERNNQYLFLMLHTLFGLTAGVAGLYGVTLISLLAGVTYWLTQGGVPFAKSKQKQVG; encoded by the coding sequence ATGATGGATCGATTTCAAAAAAAACTTTGGTTATTTTTCACGATTTGGTTTTTCATCGGACTGATTTTAGTCGGTTTCTCGTTACTGCCCCCTTGGCTTGAGTGGGCGAACGCCGTGTTTTTATTTGCATCCGGCTTATATGCTGCTCTTTATCTTTGGGATGCCCTGCCAAAAGGACGCTTCATCATTCCGGTGATTTTCTTCGGTTCAATTCTTATCGAATCCATCGGCGTCCATACGGGGTGGCCGTTCGGTACATACGCCTATGAAGCAGATTTTGGTGTGCAACTGCTCGGTGTACCCATTACGATCGGTGCCGCCTGGTTATCCGTCATGGGAGCAAGTCTTGCCTTCTCACGCCGGTTTCCATTTCGCTTCAATACTGTGATTCTGGTGCCGCTGTTTGCCGTTTGGTTGGATTTAGCGATCGATCCGGTAGCAGCTAACGTCAAATCGTATTGGATCTGGCAAAATGGTGGATTGTATTATGACATCCCAACCCAAAACTTTTTGGGCTGGTATGGAACGGCACTTTTCTTTGCGCTTCTGATTTCCCGGTTCGAACAGCAGGTTACCATTACGGCACTTGAACGAAACAACCAGTATCTGTTTTTAATGCTCCATACGCTGTTCGGTCTGACGGCAGGTGTCGCCGGTCTTTACGGTGTCACGTTGATCAGCCTTCTCGCAGGTGTCACGTATTGGCTTACACAAGGAGGTGTTCCTTTTGCAAAAAGCAAACAAAAACAAGTTGGCTGA
- the pssA gene encoding CDP-diacylglycerol--serine O-phosphatidyltransferase, with translation MMDSIEEVAGGIILWKERVRNSIPNLFTFGNLYCGFLAIVMAARGDFQNATLLIVIAMMLDSLDGRIARMLGVAGDFGKELDSLADVVTFGVAPAMMAYYTYFYDFGEIGLLIAALFPLFGAFRLARFNLSATNVASAYFSGVPITAAGGILAVVTLFSGRMNDLMVPLVFTALAFLMVSRVKIPSFKDIPVPRHTFVITFTLLYVTYVMIARSNEWSTFWFVAVPLYIAFLLFSFIKKKKQKNHQID, from the coding sequence ATGATGGATAGTATCGAAGAAGTGGCAGGAGGAATCATTTTGTGGAAAGAACGTGTACGTAACTCTATTCCGAACCTCTTTACGTTCGGAAATTTATACTGTGGTTTTCTTGCCATCGTCATGGCGGCGCGGGGAGATTTTCAAAATGCGACCCTACTGATCGTCATCGCAATGATGCTCGACAGTTTGGATGGTCGGATTGCCCGGATGCTTGGTGTCGCGGGTGACTTCGGAAAAGAACTGGACTCGCTTGCTGATGTCGTGACCTTTGGTGTCGCTCCAGCCATGATGGCATATTACACTTATTTTTATGACTTTGGAGAAATCGGTTTGCTGATTGCGGCTTTGTTCCCTCTATTTGGTGCCTTTCGCTTAGCCCGTTTCAATCTTTCAGCTACCAATGTAGCTTCAGCTTATTTTTCCGGTGTCCCGATTACAGCGGCTGGAGGTATTTTAGCTGTCGTCACCCTGTTCAGTGGACGTATGAATGATTTAATGGTGCCGCTCGTCTTTACGGCTCTTGCTTTTTTGATGGTAAGTCGAGTCAAGATTCCGAGCTTCAAGGATATTCCGGTACCGAGACACACATTCGTCATCACATTTACACTGCTGTATGTAACTTATGTGATGATTGCCCGCAGCAACGAGTGGTCGACCTTCTGGTTCGTCGCAGTTCCGTTGTATATCGCTTTTTTATTATTTTCCTTCATCAAAAAGAAAAAACAAAAAAATCATCAAATCGATTAA
- the ybaK gene encoding Cys-tRNA(Pro) deacylase: protein MTTTNVARLLKQSDIPFDMLSYPVDEQDLSAQNVARKINYPLSSIFKTLVLETDSHQHVFAVISGEEEVSLKAVARTVSAKKTHLVPMKDLKQLTGYIRGGVAPIGAKKPFPVLLSDSALNQEFIIISAGKRGLQIKLAPDDFLRFTNGIVFMNR from the coding sequence ATGACCACAACGAACGTCGCGAGACTTCTGAAGCAGTCTGACATCCCGTTTGATATGCTTTCCTATCCTGTCGATGAACAGGATTTATCCGCTCAAAATGTCGCTAGAAAGATTAATTACCCGCTTTCGTCTATTTTTAAAACATTAGTTTTAGAAACAGACTCCCATCAACATGTGTTTGCTGTCATTTCCGGCGAAGAAGAAGTCAGTTTAAAAGCCGTCGCCCGCACAGTGTCTGCTAAGAAAACACATTTGGTACCAATGAAAGACTTGAAGCAACTAACGGGGTACATCCGAGGGGGTGTCGCCCCGATTGGTGCGAAAAAACCTTTTCCGGTTCTTTTGTCGGATTCGGCTCTGAATCAAGAATTCATCATTATTTCGGCTGGGAAGCGTGGTCTGCAAATCAAACTCGCTCCTGATGATTTTCTGCGCTTCACGAATGGAATTGTCTTCATGAACCGCTGA
- a CDS encoding MATE family efflux transporter, producing MKTVKQQSLFQITWPLFIEIALHMSLGIIATLILSYYSDSAAAAVGVSNQVLNIFIILFNITSVGATIIIGQYLGAKRIQDARQTARSAFSINLYIGLIISVLVALFGKQLLGFFSLEGETLVYGETFLKIVGLFLFLEAISLTLGAILRSHGFTKNAMYVTLLMNFVSAFGNVIAVLGLFGIPVLGVAGVAWSIVIARTVAVVLLFFVVYRKLSLRFKLKDLVQINRRDIKSIMNIGIPSAGEGVSYQFSQLIITGFIATIGESALSARVYVSNITMLCFLFTLAIAQGTQLLVARQVGAQQFEAAHTRAVKTLKIAVFASFVSAVALASVGTSILSMFTSSPEIIAIGIPLLWASVILEPGRAMNIVLMGTLKSAGDVRFPVAIGILSMWGIAVVLSYTLGLQYGLGLLGIWIAFSADEWFRGIFALKRWNSRKWAQYAVVKGDQHDHNERRETSEAV from the coding sequence ATGAAAACAGTTAAACAACAATCATTATTCCAAATTACATGGCCGCTATTCATTGAAATCGCGCTTCATATGAGCCTCGGAATCATCGCTACATTGATTCTTAGTTACTATTCAGACAGTGCAGCAGCAGCTGTCGGTGTTTCCAATCAGGTGCTTAACATTTTCATCATCCTGTTTAACATCACATCCGTTGGAGCAACAATTATCATCGGTCAATATTTAGGTGCAAAACGGATCCAAGATGCCCGCCAGACCGCACGATCTGCTTTTTCGATTAACCTATACATCGGTTTGATCATTTCCGTACTTGTCGCCTTGTTCGGAAAACAATTGCTCGGATTCTTCTCTTTAGAAGGAGAAACATTAGTATATGGCGAAACGTTCTTAAAGATTGTTGGTCTCTTTTTATTCTTGGAAGCCATCTCTCTTACACTCGGTGCCATCTTACGCAGTCACGGTTTCACAAAAAATGCTATGTATGTCACGTTACTGATGAACTTCGTCAGTGCTTTCGGTAATGTCATCGCTGTCCTCGGATTATTTGGTATTCCAGTCCTTGGAGTCGCCGGAGTCGCCTGGTCCATCGTCATTGCCCGAACAGTGGCAGTCGTTTTACTCTTTTTCGTTGTTTACCGGAAACTGTCTTTACGCTTTAAATTAAAAGATTTGGTTCAAATCAATCGACGCGATATTAAAAGCATCATGAATATTGGAATTCCTTCTGCTGGAGAAGGTGTCTCATATCAATTTTCTCAATTAATCATTACCGGCTTCATTGCCACAATCGGGGAGTCTGCTCTATCGGCACGTGTTTATGTCTCGAATATCACGATGCTTTGTTTCTTGTTTACATTAGCTATCGCACAAGGAACACAATTGTTAGTCGCCCGCCAAGTTGGGGCGCAACAATTTGAAGCAGCGCATACACGTGCTGTAAAAACGCTGAAAATCGCTGTTTTTGCAAGCTTCGTCTCTGCCGTTGCCCTTGCATCAGTCGGCACATCTATTCTGTCGATGTTCACATCTAGCCCGGAAATCATCGCCATCGGTATTCCGTTATTATGGGCAAGTGTCATTCTTGAACCGGGACGTGCGATGAATATCGTTCTGATGGGAACATTGAAATCAGCCGGAGACGTTCGTTTCCCTGTCGCGATTGGTATTCTCTCAATGTGGGGAATTGCCGTCGTTCTTAGTTACACACTCGGCTTGCAATACGGACTTGGTTTACTCGGTATCTGGATCGCCTTTTCTGCAGACGAATGGTTCCGTGGCATCTTTGCCTTGAAACGTTGGAACAGTCGGAAATGGGCTCAATACGCTGTCGTCAAAGGAGACCAACATGACCACAACGAACGTCGCGAGACTTCTGAAGCAGTCTGA
- a CDS encoding enoyl-CoA hydratase/isomerase family protein, producing MKTEVSYTVEEQIATITLSRPERLNALTATLLTELAESIEEANQDDSVRVIILTGSGRGFCAGQDLKTVQPGMDHGEYLKQYYHPVIRALATTKKPTIAAINGVAAGAGLSLTLACDFRIVREDAKLSLGFINIGLVPDAGAPYFLPRLIGSAKALELALLGETITAQQAYDYHLVTKNIDAERFEQEVASFAELLANRPTKVIGYIKQLQTASSESTLEDMLAQEIIYQSRAGKTEDHQQAVQAFLEKKAPVFSGR from the coding sequence ATGAAAACTGAAGTCAGTTATACCGTCGAAGAGCAGATTGCGACTATCACGTTATCACGTCCGGAACGATTAAATGCACTTACAGCAACACTTTTAACAGAGCTAGCGGAGTCCATCGAAGAGGCAAATCAGGATGATAGCGTTCGGGTCATTATTTTGACAGGGTCCGGACGTGGATTTTGTGCAGGACAAGATTTAAAAACCGTTCAACCTGGCATGGATCATGGCGAATACTTAAAACAATACTATCACCCGGTCATTCGAGCGCTTGCGACGACGAAGAAACCAACCATTGCAGCTATTAATGGTGTCGCTGCGGGAGCAGGGTTATCGCTGACATTAGCATGTGATTTCCGAATCGTACGGGAGGATGCAAAATTATCGCTTGGCTTCATCAATATCGGATTGGTTCCGGATGCCGGTGCTCCGTATTTCTTACCCCGGCTGATTGGATCGGCCAAAGCGTTGGAACTGGCTCTGTTAGGTGAAACGATTACGGCACAACAAGCATACGACTATCATTTGGTGACAAAAAATATTGACGCTGAACGGTTTGAACAGGAAGTGGCATCATTTGCCGAGCTTCTTGCCAATCGCCCGACGAAAGTCATCGGGTATATCAAACAGTTGCAAACAGCGAGCTCCGAATCAACACTCGAGGATATGCTGGCTCAGGAGATTATTTATCAATCCCGTGCCGGAAAGACAGAAGATCACCAGCAAGCGGTTCAGGCTTTTTTAGAGAAAAAAGCACCCGTTTTCAGCGGTCGCTGA
- a CDS encoding cation:proton antiporter → MELFLYAGLILIGLFVVSYLSEKFHLPSILAFILIGIILGLYYDLPEELKLGGEAGIIVLFFLLGLKFSVADLLIQFRNIWKAGLIDLLLSFGGTFLLTLAFGFSVPEAFLIGCVLYATSSSISARLLDREPDKHKDVNRFVLSLLIFEDLAAPLLLTSAPFVLGTQEFTFVKVGTIFLGFIFLFSALIFLTVFIRQKSRVVDSLYRHPDAGIGIIGLILTFSGIGIMFGLSEVLGAFIVGILLTEIKETRYLKRLVTPFQDLLLPLFFISFGMSFEMTEGLPLDWFFVALVVWGLLSKFLVGFLGGRAFGLSNYHAIESGFCLGPRGEFSILFITLASGAFVTLTGLYIFVSAFLGIMLFRISTGLTNRTHATAQKIKQKIK, encoded by the coding sequence ATGGAATTATTTCTGTATGCGGGATTGATTCTGATTGGCTTGTTCGTCGTCAGTTATCTCAGTGAAAAGTTTCATCTCCCGAGCATTCTTGCCTTTATTCTAATTGGAATCATACTTGGTCTTTATTATGATTTACCGGAAGAATTAAAGCTCGGTGGAGAAGCCGGCATCATCGTCTTGTTTTTCCTGCTGGGTCTAAAGTTTTCTGTCGCTGATTTGTTAATCCAGTTTCGCAACATCTGGAAAGCGGGACTGATTGATCTTCTGTTATCGTTTGGCGGTACCTTCCTTTTGACTTTGGCTTTCGGATTTTCGGTACCTGAGGCATTTTTAATTGGTTGTGTTCTTTATGCGACAAGTTCGTCGATTTCGGCCCGCCTGCTCGACCGCGAACCGGATAAACACAAAGACGTGAATCGGTTTGTCCTTTCGTTACTTATCTTTGAAGATTTGGCGGCTCCTCTCTTATTGACAAGTGCCCCGTTTGTTCTCGGAACACAGGAGTTCACTTTCGTAAAAGTCGGAACGATTTTTCTTGGCTTTATTTTCTTATTCAGTGCCCTGATTTTTTTAACGGTCTTCATCCGCCAAAAATCGAGAGTTGTTGACTCCCTTTACCGGCACCCTGACGCCGGAATCGGTATCATCGGATTAATTTTGACGTTCTCAGGAATCGGTATCATGTTTGGTTTGTCCGAAGTGCTGGGTGCATTCATCGTCGGGATTTTATTGACGGAAATTAAAGAGACACGTTATTTAAAAAGATTGGTCACACCATTTCAAGATTTGCTTTTACCGTTATTCTTCATTTCGTTCGGGATGTCATTTGAAATGACGGAAGGACTTCCATTAGACTGGTTTTTCGTTGCCCTGGTTGTCTGGGGACTTTTGTCGAAGTTCCTTGTCGGCTTTCTCGGTGGACGAGCTTTTGGACTTTCCAACTATCATGCGATTGAATCCGGATTTTGTTTAGGACCACGTGGAGAATTCTCGATTCTCTTCATCACGCTTGCCAGCGGAGCTTTTGTCACGTTGACCGGATTGTATATTTTCGTTTCCGCCTTTCTTGGAATCATGCTATTTCGAATCTCAACTGGCCTAACGAATCGGACTCATGCGACCGCTCAAAAGATCAAACAAAAAATCAAGTGA
- a CDS encoding glycoside hydrolase family 13 protein gives MLKEAVFHRAMSPFVYKYDDKTIHVRLQTKKNDVDHVDLIWGDPYDWHTENPDDTDWNFDPSKSNYWNTFETPMKRSGSDELFDYWFIDVVPPFRRLRYGFRLHDGHSSQVLTERGWFDEKPLDDTGYYFCVPYLNKVDVFHAPDWVKDTVWYQIFPDRFANGDSTNDPAGTLPWNSTSPTTTNLFGGDFQGVIDKIDYLVDLGITGIYFCPIFEAKSNHKYDTIDYLEIDPQFGTKEKFKEMVDLLHENGIRIMLDAVFNHAGFHHKAFADIREHGSNSSYRDWFHLRNFPLVTEPMPNYDTFAFVPEMPKFNTENPEVKAYLLHVARYWVEEFGIDGWRLDVANEVDHAFWRDFRSVVKEVNPETYILGEIWHDSQEWLLGDQFDAVMNYPFTNAALNFFALDKTSASAYANDMSHVLFSNTINVNEVTFNLIGSHDTPRALTRAGNDKNKMRLLLLSMLTFSGSPVIYYGDEIGLDGDQDPGCRKCMPWHPEEQDLNLLMYTKHLLQLRKQHKTLANHGHISFVHADDETNTIVMRRMSQDGTYYVYFNNSNHQATIPAPQSGQGMDLFSNTPLPSLEMTLAPYTGTIIQVI, from the coding sequence ATGCTGAAAGAAGCTGTTTTCCACCGCGCGATGTCACCGTTCGTCTATAAGTATGATGACAAAACCATTCATGTCCGATTGCAGACAAAAAAAAATGATGTGGATCACGTCGATCTTATCTGGGGAGATCCATATGATTGGCATACCGAAAACCCGGACGATACCGATTGGAATTTTGATCCGTCCAAATCGAATTATTGGAATACATTCGAAACACCTATGAAACGGAGTGGTTCAGACGAATTGTTCGATTATTGGTTCATCGATGTCGTTCCTCCTTTTCGTCGTCTGCGCTACGGATTCCGACTCCATGACGGACATTCGAGCCAGGTGCTTACCGAGCGTGGTTGGTTTGATGAAAAACCGTTGGATGACACCGGGTACTATTTCTGTGTACCTTATTTGAACAAAGTCGATGTCTTCCATGCTCCGGATTGGGTCAAGGATACAGTATGGTATCAAATCTTCCCCGACCGCTTTGCCAATGGAGATTCGACGAATGATCCGGCCGGTACTCTTCCTTGGAACAGTACTTCACCTACAACGACAAATCTGTTCGGTGGCGATTTCCAGGGTGTCATTGATAAAATCGATTACTTAGTTGATCTTGGAATCACCGGTATTTATTTTTGCCCGATTTTTGAAGCCAAGTCCAATCATAAATATGACACCATTGATTATTTAGAAATCGATCCTCAATTCGGAACAAAAGAAAAGTTCAAGGAAATGGTTGATTTGCTTCATGAAAACGGAATTCGTATCATGCTCGATGCCGTCTTTAACCATGCCGGTTTCCACCATAAAGCATTTGCTGATATTCGGGAACACGGTAGTAATTCTTCTTACCGCGATTGGTTCCACCTCCGTAACTTCCCGCTCGTAACCGAGCCGATGCCAAACTACGATACGTTTGCCTTTGTTCCTGAAATGCCGAAGTTCAATACGGAAAATCCGGAAGTAAAAGCATACTTACTCCATGTCGCCCGTTACTGGGTCGAAGAATTCGGAATCGACGGTTGGCGTCTCGATGTTGCGAACGAGGTCGACCATGCTTTCTGGCGTGATTTCCGTTCTGTCGTCAAAGAAGTGAACCCCGAGACGTATATTCTTGGTGAAATTTGGCATGATTCACAGGAATGGTTGCTCGGCGATCAGTTCGATGCCGTCATGAACTATCCGTTCACGAATGCAGCGCTCAATTTCTTTGCACTCGACAAAACATCCGCTTCTGCCTATGCGAATGATATGTCGCATGTCTTATTCTCGAATACGATTAACGTTAACGAAGTGACGTTTAACTTGATTGGCTCACATGATACGCCACGTGCCTTGACGCGTGCCGGAAACGATAAAAATAAGATGCGGCTGCTGTTGTTATCAATGCTGACCTTTTCCGGAAGCCCGGTCATCTATTATGGCGATGAAATCGGACTAGACGGTGATCAGGATCCGGGTTGCCGAAAATGTATGCCGTGGCATCCGGAAGAGCAGGATTTAAATCTACTGATGTATACGAAACATTTACTTCAATTGCGAAAGCAGCATAAGACACTTGCCAATCACGGTCATATCTCATTCGTCCATGCCGACGACGAAACCAATACCATTGTCATGCGCCGGATGAGTCAAGACGGGACGTATTACGTCTACTTCAATAACTCCAATCATCAAGCTACAATCCCCGCTCCTCAGTCTGGTCAAGGAATGGATCTCTTTTCAAACACACCACTTCCTTCATTAGAGATGACGCTCGCTCCGTATACCGGAACAATCATTCAAGTAATTTGA
- a CDS encoding extracellular solute-binding protein codes for MKKLVAGLSVSVMAIGALAACGGGTDSGSSDTSSEGGKKPTKIVIWEDTEKAETTKAAAKAFEEKEGVKVEVKEVKMTDQQKKVALDGPAGKGPDIILLPHDQIGTVVDQGLIAELKDGEKALEPFIDTAKSAVTFDGKVYGYPKAVETPILLFNKDELKEAPASMDDLYKISTEQKKDGKYGFLALWDNFYFAHGPIGGYGGYVFKENGGKLDPADIGLNNKGAVEGMDYIGKWYKEGLFPKGLIGGGGGQAMDQLFGDKKAVAVMNGPWAVASYKEKGINLGASALPKLPNGEAIKTFVGVKTYAVSAYSENQEWAEKFLASLTGEENAKAMFEKYNEIPPVTSLQEDATIKDNEVAAAVFAQSKDGVPMPNIAEMGQVWEPMAAALQLVATNKQDAQKSADDAVKQIKQQIEANNQ; via the coding sequence ATCAAAAAATTAGTAGCAGGTCTTTCAGTATCTGTCATGGCAATCGGTGCTCTTGCAGCATGTGGCGGCGGAACGGATTCAGGTTCTTCTGATACAAGTTCAGAAGGCGGTAAAAAACCAACGAAAATCGTGATTTGGGAAGATACAGAAAAAGCGGAAACAACGAAAGCCGCTGCTAAAGCATTTGAAGAAAAAGAAGGCGTCAAAGTTGAAGTCAAAGAAGTTAAAATGACGGATCAACAAAAGAAAGTCGCTCTTGATGGTCCTGCAGGAAAAGGTCCGGACATCATTCTTCTTCCACATGACCAAATCGGAACAGTCGTTGACCAAGGGTTGATTGCTGAACTCAAAGACGGTGAAAAAGCACTCGAACCTTTCATCGATACAGCGAAATCAGCTGTTACATTTGACGGTAAAGTTTACGGATATCCTAAAGCAGTCGAAACACCAATCCTTCTTTTCAACAAAGATGAGTTAAAAGAAGCACCTGCTTCAATGGACGACTTATACAAAATCTCAACAGAACAGAAAAAAGACGGTAAATACGGTTTCCTCGCACTTTGGGATAACTTCTACTTCGCACACGGTCCAATCGGTGGATACGGCGGATATGTCTTCAAAGAAAACGGTGGAAAACTTGATCCTGCTGACATCGGTCTTAACAACAAGGGTGCAGTTGAAGGAATGGACTACATCGGTAAATGGTACAAAGAAGGTCTCTTCCCGAAAGGTTTAATCGGCGGTGGCGGTGGTCAAGCAATGGACCAATTGTTCGGCGACAAGAAAGCAGTCGCAGTCATGAACGGACCATGGGCAGTCGCAAGTTATAAAGAAAAAGGCATCAACTTAGGTGCTTCAGCACTTCCGAAACTTCCAAACGGGGAAGCAATCAAAACATTCGTAGGTGTTAAGACGTATGCTGTTTCAGCTTACTCTGAAAATCAAGAATGGGCAGAAAAGTTCCTTGCGTCACTGACTGGCGAAGAAAACGCGAAAGCGATGTTTGAGAAATACAATGAAATCCCACCGGTCACTTCACTTCAAGAAGATGCAACAATCAAAGATAACGAAGTGGCAGCAGCTGTCTTCGCACAGTCTAAAGACGGTGTACCAATGCCGAACATCGCTGAGATGGGTCAAGTTTGGGAGCCGATGGCAGCAGCACTTCAACTCGTTGCTACAAACAAACAAGACGCACAAAAATCAGCTGATGACGCTGTAAAACAAATCAAGCAACAAATCGAAGCAAACAATCAATAA
- a CDS encoding carbohydrate ABC transporter permease codes for MAAIATPQPTKTPKPKTNHRTIAAAISIVPGMGQLYNKQFLKGATFFIVVLSYFLVNFELFFKGAGNGPGDRGAIWGLITLGEVPGVRGDHSIFLMVEGIIALILLVFGIAIYVWNFIDAYRIGKLRDLELEVPSLKMQLRNFRDNGFPYAMLIPSLVLLVFTVVLPLIFTFLIAFTNYKFNNSPPAKLVDWIGIQNFLNIFTVDIFRDTFVSVLGWTLVWTVASTTGVIAIGIGLAVLLNQKGLKGKRFFRSILILSWAVPAFITILIFRSMFNETFGVFNTTLLPAIGLDSGVEWMTDPTYTKLALIGIQWWLGFPYIMTLTTGILQSIPEDLYEAATIDGATSGEKFRLITLPMILFATAPILITQYTFNFNNFNIIYLFNNGGPAVPGQSAGGTDILISWIYKLSLGSNPQYGFAAAITLVLSFFIMTIAVIQFKRSKSFKDEDMI; via the coding sequence ATGGCGGCCATTGCGACACCACAACCGACGAAAACACCAAAGCCAAAAACGAATCACCGGACGATTGCAGCAGCGATATCGATCGTTCCAGGGATGGGGCAACTGTACAATAAACAATTTTTAAAAGGTGCGACATTCTTTATCGTCGTTCTGTCATATTTTTTAGTAAATTTCGAGCTGTTTTTTAAAGGTGCCGGGAACGGTCCCGGAGATCGTGGAGCGATCTGGGGATTGATTACACTCGGTGAGGTACCAGGCGTAAGGGGGGATCACTCGATCTTCTTGATGGTCGAGGGAATCATTGCATTGATTCTGCTTGTGTTTGGTATCGCCATTTACGTCTGGAACTTTATCGATGCGTATCGAATCGGTAAACTTCGTGATTTGGAATTAGAAGTACCTTCTTTGAAAATGCAGCTGCGGAACTTCCGGGACAATGGATTCCCGTACGCGATGCTGATTCCATCGTTGGTTCTCCTCGTCTTCACGGTCGTCTTACCGTTGATTTTCACATTTTTGATTGCCTTTACGAACTATAAGTTCAACAACTCACCGCCTGCAAAGCTTGTCGACTGGATCGGGATTCAAAACTTCCTGAACATCTTTACGGTCGATATCTTCCGTGACACGTTCGTCAGTGTCTTGGGATGGACGCTCGTCTGGACAGTTGCTTCGACAACCGGTGTCATTGCGATTGGAATTGGTCTTGCGGTCTTGTTAAATCAAAAAGGATTAAAAGGAAAACGTTTCTTCCGTTCGATTTTAATCCTGTCATGGGCTGTACCGGCATTCATCACGATTTTGATTTTCCGTTCGATGTTCAATGAGACGTTTGGTGTCTTTAATACGACATTGCTTCCTGCCATCGGCCTTGACAGCGGTGTCGAGTGGATGACGGATCCGACATATACCAAGCTTGCTTTGATCGGAATTCAGTGGTGGCTCGGTTTCCCGTACATCATGACATTGACGACAGGGATTCTGCAGTCGATTCCAGAAGATTTGTATGAAGCAGCAACGATTGACGGTGCGACTTCAGGTGAAAAATTCCGCCTGATCACACTACCGATGATCCTGTTTGCAACAGCACCAATCTTGATCACGCAATATACGTTTAACTTCAACAACTTCAATATCATCTATCTCTTTAACAACGGGGGACCGGCTGTTCCGGGTCAATCGGCCGGCGGAACGGATATCCTGATCTCCTGGATTTACAAACTCTCGCTTGGTTCGAATCCGCAATACGGATTTGCCGCAGCGATTACACTTGTGCTGTCGTTCTTCATCATGACGATTGCCGTCATTCAGTTTAAACGTTCAAAATCATTCAAAGATGAGGATATGATCTAA
- a CDS encoding sugar ABC transporter permease, which produces MRKQNRINMALSYLILTIASIIIVYPLLWVVGTSLNPGKSITSDIFPSNPTLIHYFDLFDATQTDYGMWYLNTIKIAVITMVVSVALITLTGYIFSRYRFVGRKNSLILFLVLQMVPQFVAIIAIYVLLNMLQLFDTHLALILLYAGGAIPMNTYLAKGYFDTIPKELDEAARMDGAGHLRIFWQIILPLAKPMVAVIALFNFMAPFNDFILASLVLRSPEKQTLAVGLYNMVSEQFDNNFTLFAAGAVLSAVPIVLLFFAFQRFFVSGLTAGGTKG; this is translated from the coding sequence ATGAGAAAACAAAACCGAATCAACATGGCGTTGTCATACCTCATTTTGACGATCGCCTCAATAATTATCGTGTATCCACTCTTATGGGTTGTCGGCACATCGCTCAACCCGGGGAAAAGCATCACCTCGGACATCTTCCCAAGCAATCCGACATTAATCCATTACTTTGATTTATTTGATGCGACACAAACGGATTACGGGATGTGGTATTTGAACACCATCAAAATCGCTGTCATTACGATGGTTGTCTCAGTGGCCTTGATTACGTTGACGGGTTACATTTTTTCACGGTACCGGTTCGTCGGCCGTAAAAATTCACTGATTTTGTTCCTCGTGCTGCAGATGGTGCCGCAATTCGTTGCCATTATCGCGATTTACGTCCTGTTGAACATGTTGCAATTGTTTGATACGCACTTGGCATTGATTCTTCTGTATGCAGGGGGAGCGATTCCAATGAACACGTATCTTGCAAAAGGATATTTTGATACAATACCAAAAGAACTGGATGAAGCAGCGCGGATGGATGGAGCAGGACATCTACGGATTTTCTGGCAAATCATTCTTCCACTTGCAAAACCAATGGTTGCTGTTATTGCGTTGTTCAACTTCATGGCACCGTTCAACGATTTCATCCTGGCGTCACTTGTTCTCCGTTCGCCGGAAAAACAAACGTTAGCTGTTGGACTGTACAACATGGTTTCAGAGCAATTCGACAACAACTTCACATTGTTTGCGGCAGGTGCTGTATTATCAGCAGTACCAATCGTTCTTCTGTTCTTCGCTTTCCAGCGTTTCTTCGTGTCTGGATTGACGGCAGGTGGAACGAAAGGTTAA